From the Penicillium oxalicum strain HP7-1 chromosome V, whole genome shotgun sequence genome, one window contains:
- a CDS encoding Vanillin dehydrogenase, with the protein MASNAVTPLIINNESIVTDIKFEVHAPATGELSGYCAGASVDDAKRAVECAQAAFPAWSKTKAFDRRDILLKAGEVMLARKEELIALQMEETGAGRLFVEHTFHMGVNFVKDFAGRISTIEGKVPSVNVDGENAIIYKEPYGVILSIAPWNAPLILGMRAIALPLAAGNTIVFKGSELSPKCFWALGDIFREAGLPAGCLNVLYHQTSDAAAVTNTLIAHPYVRKINFTGSTHVGSIIASTAGKYIKPVLLELGGKASAIVLDDADLDKAAMNCALGSFMHSGQICMSTERIVVQSAVADQFRQKVAEHAEKLFGKDVPALCLVNAAAVTKNKKLVADAVSRGAKVIFGDANGNEGRDTQMRPIIVDGVTQEMDLYKTESFGPTVSLFVVDSEEEAIALANDTEYGLTAAVYTQNLFRGLRVAKQVESGAVHINALTIHDEPVLPHGGWKSSGFGRFGGVSGYDEFLQTKVVTWHE; encoded by the exons ATGGCCTCGAACGCAGTGACGCCactcatcatcaacaatgaATCCATCGTGACAGACATCAAATTCGAGGTCCACGCGCCGGCCACGGGTGAGCTCTCCGGGTACTGCGCAGGTGCATCGGTCGACGATGCAAAGCGCGCCGTCGAGTGCGCCCAGGCAGCCTTCCCCGCCTGgagcaagaccaaggccTTTGACCGTCGCGACATCCTACTCAAGGCCGGTGAGGTCATGTTGGCGCGCAAGGAGGAGCTCATTGCGTTGCAGATGGAGGAGACCGGAGCGGGACGGCTCTTTGTGGAGCATACTTTCCACATGGGCGTCAACTTTGTCAAGGACTTTGCCGGGCGGATCTCAACCATCGAGGGCAAAGTGCCGAGTGTGAACGTGGACGGAGAGAATGCGATCATCTACAAGGAGCCTTATGGTGTGATTCTGAGCATTGCGCCATG GAATGCGCCTTTGATCCTGGGCATGCGCGCCATCGCGCTGCCTCTGGCCGCCGGTAACACAATCGTCTTCAAGGGCTCGGAGCTGTCACCCAAGTGCTTCTGGGCTCTCGGTGACATTTTCCGTGAGGCTGGTCTCCCCGCAGGCTGCCTGAACGTGCTGTACCATCAGACCTCCGATGCCGCCGCCGTGACCAATACTCTGATTGCCCACCCCTATGTTCGCAAGATCAACTTTACCGGTAGCACCCATGTGGGCTCCATCATTGCCTCCACCGCCGGAAAATACATCAAGCCGGTCTTGTTGGAACTGGGTGGGAAGGCGTCCGCAATCGTCTTGGACGATGCGGACCTCGACAAGGCCGCCATGAACTGCGCACTGGGATCCTTTATGCAT TCCGGTCAAATTTGCATGTCGACCGAACGCATCGTCGTCCAAAGCGCTGTCGCCGATCAGTTCCGCCAAAAGGTCGCCGAACATGCTGAGAAGCTGTTTGGCAAGGATGTGCCAGCCCTGTGCCTTGTGAACGCTGCGGCCGTCaccaagaacaagaagctcGTCGCTGACGCCGTCTCACGCGGAGCCAAGGTGATCTTTGGCGATGCCAACGGCAATGAGGGCCGCGATACTCAAATGCGACCCATCATCGTGGATGGGGTCACCCAGGAGATGGATCTGTACAAGACGGAATCTTTCGGTCCGACTGTATCGCTGTTTGTTGTGGATTCGGAAGAAGAGGCTATCGCGCTGGCCAACGATACCGAGTACGGTCTCACCGCGGCCGTGTATACGCAAAACTTGTTCCGCGGCCTGCGTGTTGCCAAGCAAGTTGAATCTGG TGCGGTCCACATCAATGCGCTGACGATTCACGACGAGCCTGTTTTGCCTCATGGTGGGTGGAAGAGCAGTGGATTTGGTCGCTTTGGCGGTGTCTCTGGATACGACGAATTCCTTCAGACCAAGGTTGTCACCTGGCATGAGTAG